The Nocardia sp. NBC_00508 nucleotide sequence TGGCTGGTCCGCGATGACCGCGACCGCGGTCATCGTGTTCGTGGTTGGGTACCTGCTGATCGCCACCGAACGCATCCACAAGACGAAAGCCGCCCTCGGCGGCGCCGCGGTGGTGCTCGCAGCGGGCGTGCTCGACTCGGGTGATGCGTTCTTCTCCCAGGACACTGGTATCGACTGGGATGTCATCCTGTTGTTGTTCGGGATGATGGTGATCGTCGGGATTCTGCGTCAGACCGGTGTGTTCGAATACACCGCGATTTGGGCGGCCAAGCGTGCCAAGGGATTACCGGTACGGGTGATGATCCTGCTCACGCTGATCACCGCGGTGGCGTCGGCATTCCTCGACAACGTCACCACCGTGCTGTTGATCGCGCCGGTGACGTTGCTGGTGTGCGACCGTCTCGACATCCGGCCGGTACCTTTTCTGATCGCCGAAGTGTTGGCCTCGAATATCGGTGGCGCGGCCACATTGATCGGTGATCCGCCCAACATTATCGTGGCGAGCCGAAGCGGGCTGTCGTTCAACGACTTCTTGGTACACATGGCGCCGATCGTGGTGCTCGCGCTGATCGTGTTCACTCTGATTCTGCCGATCCTGTTCCGGGGTTCGTTCGACGCCGACGCCGACCGCATCGCCGATGTGATGGCGCTGGACGAACGTGAAGCGATTCGAGATCCGCGGCTGCTGATCAAGTGCGGCGTGGTGCTGTTCGCGGTATTCGCCGCGTTCGTGACCCATTCGGTGTCGCATGTCGATCCGTCGGTGATCGCGCTGCTCGGCGCCGGTGTGCTGGTGCTGATCTCCGGGAGTGAACCCGGAGACTATCTGTCCGGTGTGGAGTGGGAAACGCTGTTGTTCTTCGCGGGGCTGTTCGTTATGGTTGGTGCCCTGGTCAAGACGGGTGTTGTGGAGGCGATGGCCGAGTGGGCCACCGATGCGACCGACGGCAATGCGCTGGTGGCCGTGCTGTTGATCCTGGTGGTGTCGGCGTTGTTGTCCGGGATCATCGACAACATCCCTTACGTGGCCACCATGAGCCCGCTGGTCGCCGATCTCACCGGCAGCATCGACAACCCCGTCCACTCGGATGCTCTATGGTGGTCGCTCACCTTGGGCGCGGACTTCGGCGGCAACCTGACCGCGGTCGGCGCCAGCGCCAACGTCGTCATGATCGGCATCGCGGCCCGCGCTGGCACACCGGTGTCGTTCTGGGAGTTCACCCGCAAGGGCGCCGTGGTCACTGTCATGACGATCGGGATCGCCGCGCCATACCTG carries:
- a CDS encoding ArsB/NhaD family transporter, with amino-acid sequence MTATAVIVFVVGYLLIATERIHKTKAALGGAAVVLAAGVLDSGDAFFSQDTGIDWDVILLLFGMMVIVGILRQTGVFEYTAIWAAKRAKGLPVRVMILLTLITAVASAFLDNVTTVLLIAPVTLLVCDRLDIRPVPFLIAEVLASNIGGAATLIGDPPNIIVASRSGLSFNDFLVHMAPIVVLALIVFTLILPILFRGSFDADADRIADVMALDEREAIRDPRLLIKCGVVLFAVFAAFVTHSVSHVDPSVIALLGAGVLVLISGSEPGDYLSGVEWETLLFFAGLFVMVGALVKTGVVEAMAEWATDATDGNALVAVLLILVVSALLSGIIDNIPYVATMSPLVADLTGSIDNPVHSDALWWSLTLGADFGGNLTAVGASANVVMIGIAARAGTPVSFWEFTRKGAVVTVMTIGIAAPYLWLRYFVLS